The uncultured Cohaesibacter sp. genomic sequence AGCCGCTGGCGCCTTCGATCTGTATGTTGCTTCCGGCCTTGACAAGAAAGCCGCTGGCAAAGAATGCATGAAGGTTCGTAAAGACGGTAAAGCCATCGACATCGACGGCGATTACACCGAAACCCTTGCTCGCATCGACAGCAATAAAACCGGCTTCGGCGTCTTCGGTCTTGCTTTCTATGAGAACAACATGGACAAGCTGAAAGTGGCTACCATGTCCGGTATTTCTCCGAACGCTGCAGTGATCGCAGACGGCACCTACCCGGTATCCCGTCCGCTGTTCTTCTATGTCAAGAAATCTCATCTGGGTGTTATCCCTGGCCTGAAAGAGTATGTTGACTTCTTCATGTCCGACGACATGACCGGCGAAGGCTCCCCGACCGCTGAATATGGTCTGGTTCCTGCTCCGGAAGCAGAACGCGAAGCCATCAAAGCTGCTATCGCTGAAGGTAAAACCCTTTAAGCTTTGCTCTATAGAGCCATGCGCGGGGGTGCCCGCGCATGGTTTTTTGCTTCCCTCAGCTGGTTTTGCATCAGTTGATCCGCAAGGAAAAACAAGGCCCTGTCTTCAGTCTACGGAATGGCACATGAATAAGGGCAAACGTCTGGAGCGGCTTTCTCCGTCTCACCGGTTTAGACTATCAAATCGGGCGCAGGCTACCTGAGAAATCTTGTATAAATTTGCAATGCGATAATTGAAATCGCTCAAGGGGCAGATCGCTATGAGCCCGTTATGGCTTTTGGTAGCTATCATCGTTTTCGCGCTGGTCGGTGCAGTTCTGGGGCGTAATCGCGCCGTCTCCTGCGTCAACGGAAATATAGCTACACTTCATTCGCGTCCCGGATATTACGGTTCCTATGTGATGATATGGACCGCACTTCCGGCAATTTTCTTTATGGTCGCCCTTCTCATTGCGCAGCCATTCTACAACAGCTCGGTCATCGATTCCGAATTGCGCACTGGCTATACCGAATCCTGTGATCTCGCCATGGCGCGCATCCAGGGGGAAGCGGATGCAGACGTTCCTGCCATTTGTAAAGACAAAGAGCAGTATGAAACACTGGATACCCGCCGCGCCCTGATGCGCAGCGTTGTTGAAAGCGTCGCAGTCGGGGTCGGTCTTCTGGATGAAGAAACCGCAGCCAAGCTTCACAATGGCTTTGTCGCCGTGCGCCCGACGCTCAAATCGGTAGGTGTTGCGCTTGCCGAGGATGTGCCGGACACTGTCGTGGACGCAGCCAACCGGTTGAATGAAGTCAATGCGACCGGAAACCTGATACTGATCGTCGGCGTCGCCTTGCTTGTCATTCTCGGCTTCGTTCTTTCCTATCTGCGCATCAAACCCAGATTGCGCGCCCGAAACCTTGTCGAAAGCAACATCAAGATAGCGCTGGTGCTGGCCTCTTCCATCGCCATTCTGACGACCGTGGGCATCGTGCTTTCCATGCTGTTTGAAGCGATCCACTTCTTCAGCCAGGTGCATCCGTTCAACTTCTTCTTTGGCACAGAATGGGATCCCCGCTTCACATCGGCCGGCCGCGAAGGCGGTGGTGAAGGCTCGTTCGGCCTTATCCCCTTGATCTGGGGTACATTATATATCTCGCTTGTCGCTCTGCTTGTTGCCGTTCCCATCGGCATGTTCGCCGCCATCTATATGGCCGAATATGCCAACAATTCGGTCCGTGCCATCGCCAAGCCGCTTCTGGAAATTCTGGCCGGTATCCCGACCATTGTTTATGGTTTCTTCGCACTGGTAACGGTGGGACCATTCCTTCATGACGCCGGAGCTACGATAGGGCTGAATATTTCTGCCACCTCGGTTCTGACAGCAGGCTTCGTCATGGGGATCATGCTGATCCCGTTCATCTCTTCGCTGTCCGACGATATTATCACGGCGGTTCCGCAATCTTTACGCGATGGATCTCTGGGGCTGGGTGCAACCAAGTCGGAAACGATCAAGAGGGTCATTCTGCCTGCCGCCCTACCGGGGATCGTTGGTTCTGTGCTGCTTGCTGCGTCCCGCGCTATTGGTGAAACAATGATCGTGGTCATGGCCGCAGGCATCGCCGCCAACCTGACGGCAAACCCGTTTGAAGCGGTTACCACCGTGACCGTAAAAATTGTCAGCCAGTTGACTGGTGACCTTGAGTTCAACTCTCCGCAAACCCTTGTGGCCTTTGCGCTGGGTATCACCCTGTTTGTCATCACCCTGGGGCTCAACATCTTTGCTCTGCACATCGTGCGGAAATATCGGGAGCAGTATGACTGATGACTGATGCAACCAACACACAGGGCGAAACCATCGCCACGAGCTCGCAACGCGATCTGGGTCTGAAAAAGCGCTACGGCAAAGAACGTCGCTTTCAGGCTCTGGGCATCACCGCCATCATTCTGGGCGTGCTGTTCCTCGTGATGCTATTCCTGTCCATCGTCACGAAAGGCTACTCTGCCTTTCAGCAGACAAAGATTCATCTTGATCTCTATCTCAATGCCGAGTTGATCGACCCGTCCGGCAACCGCGATATCAGCACCATCCAGATGCCGATCCGCTACAACAAGGTTCTGGCACAGGCCATTGCCAAGGCCGTTGGTCTGGACCCCAATGACAAGGCGACACGCAAGCAGCAGCGCGTGGCAAAAAGCCTTCTTTCAAAGGGGGCATCGGTCGATCTGCGCGATCTGGTCGTTGCCAATCCTGACCTGATCGGCACCCGGATTGATTATTGGGCATTGGCAGATGGCGACGTCGACAGCTTCGTCAAAGGCCAGATCCCGCGCGATGTGCCTGAAACGCAGCGATTGGTCAAGGATGCCCAGATCGCTTATATCGATCAGCTCGTTAAAGAAGGGACGATGGAGAAGCAATTCAACACCAACCTGTTCCTGAACGGCCCGTCGTCCCGACCGGAATCGGCTGGTATCGCCGTGGCGGTCATGGGCTCCATCTTCATGATGTTGATCGTGTTGGTGTTGGCTTTGCCAATCGGGGTTGCCGCTTCCATCTATCTGGAGGAATTCGCTCCCAAAAACCGCTGGACCGACCTTATCGAGGTGAATATCAACAACCTCGCTGCGGTGCCTTCCATCGTATTTGGTCTGTTGGGACTGGCTGTGTTCATCAATTTTGCCGGTCTGCCGCGGTCCGCGTCGATTGTCGGCGGTCTGGTTCTGACCCTGATGACGCTGCCAACCATCATTATTGCAACCCGCTCGGCTCTCAAGGCTGTCCCGCCTTCCATACGTGAAGCCGCGCTGGGAGTTGGCGCCTCCAAGACACAGGCAACGTTCCATCATGTTCTGCCACTGGCAACGCCGGGCATTCTGACTGGAACGATTATTGGTCTGGCGCAGGCCCTTGGTGAGACCGCGCCGCTTCTGATGATCGGCATGGTGGCCTTCATCAAGGACTTCCCCACGACACCGCTTGATCCGGCAACGGCCCTGCCCGTCCAGATCTATATGTGGTCTGGCGAAGCACAACGCGCCTTCACGGAGCGGACCTCCGCTGCGATCCTGATCCTTCTGGCGTTTCTTGCGCTGATGAATATTTCTGCGGTGCTTCTGCGTCGCCGCTTTGAGCGCCGCTGGTAAGCCAGCGACGCACGGAACAACCGGTTTGAATGGCCGGGCAGCCCCAAATGAGATGGCGCCCCGCTCACAGGACAAAGAAAGCATTGACCATGCAGGATACCAACCAAAACTTTCAGCAGGATAGCGATATCCGCGCCAACCCGATCAAGATGTCTGGCGAAAAGGTAAACGTCCATTATGGCGCCAAACAGGCGCTGTTTGATGTCGATCTCAAGATCGAGGAAAATCAGGTGACGTCGCTCATCGGTCCGTCCGGTTGTGGCAAATCCACCTTCCTGAGATGTCTCAACCGGATGAATGACACCATTGATATCTGTCGTGTGGGCGGCAAGATCATGCTCGACAGCACAGATATCTATAACACCGACGTGGATGTCGTCGAGCTACGCGCGCGCGTAGGCATGGTGTTCCAGAAGGCGAACCCGTTCCCGAAAAGCATTTTCGAGAATGTCGCCTATGGTCCGCGCATCCATGGCCTTTGCCGTACCAAGGCTGAAATGGACGAAGTGGTTGTCACCTCTTTGCAGAAGGCAGGCCTGTTCGAGGAAATCAAGGATCGCCTTGATGAACCGGGCACGGGGCTTTCCGGTGGTCAGCAACAGCGTCTTTGCATCGCCCGCGCGATTGCCGTCAGCCCGGAAGTCATTTTGATGGATGAGCCCTGCTCAGCTCTTGACCCCATCGCTACGGCGAAGGTTGAGGAACTGATCGACGAGCTGCGCGAGAATTATACGATTGTCATCGTGACACATTCCATGCAACAGGCAGCGCGTGTTTCCCAGCGGACAGCCTTTTTCCATATGGGCAATCTGGTTGAAGAAGGTCCGACCGACCACATCTTCACCAATCCCGAAGACAAGCGCACCCAGGATTACATCACCGGCCGCTTTG encodes the following:
- the pstB gene encoding phosphate ABC transporter ATP-binding protein PstB, with protein sequence MQDTNQNFQQDSDIRANPIKMSGEKVNVHYGAKQALFDVDLKIEENQVTSLIGPSGCGKSTFLRCLNRMNDTIDICRVGGKIMLDSTDIYNTDVDVVELRARVGMVFQKANPFPKSIFENVAYGPRIHGLCRTKAEMDEVVVTSLQKAGLFEEIKDRLDEPGTGLSGGQQQRLCIARAIAVSPEVILMDEPCSALDPIATAKVEELIDELRENYTIVIVTHSMQQAARVSQRTAFFHMGNLVEEGPTDHIFTNPEDKRTQDYITGRFG
- the pstC gene encoding phosphate ABC transporter permease subunit PstC, producing MSPLWLLVAIIVFALVGAVLGRNRAVSCVNGNIATLHSRPGYYGSYVMIWTALPAIFFMVALLIAQPFYNSSVIDSELRTGYTESCDLAMARIQGEADADVPAICKDKEQYETLDTRRALMRSVVESVAVGVGLLDEETAAKLHNGFVAVRPTLKSVGVALAEDVPDTVVDAANRLNEVNATGNLILIVGVALLVILGFVLSYLRIKPRLRARNLVESNIKIALVLASSIAILTTVGIVLSMLFEAIHFFSQVHPFNFFFGTEWDPRFTSAGREGGGEGSFGLIPLIWGTLYISLVALLVAVPIGMFAAIYMAEYANNSVRAIAKPLLEILAGIPTIVYGFFALVTVGPFLHDAGATIGLNISATSVLTAGFVMGIMLIPFISSLSDDIITAVPQSLRDGSLGLGATKSETIKRVILPAALPGIVGSVLLAASRAIGETMIVVMAAGIAANLTANPFEAVTTVTVKIVSQLTGDLEFNSPQTLVAFALGITLFVITLGLNIFALHIVRKYREQYD
- the pstA gene encoding phosphate ABC transporter permease PstA, with the translated sequence MTDATNTQGETIATSSQRDLGLKKRYGKERRFQALGITAIILGVLFLVMLFLSIVTKGYSAFQQTKIHLDLYLNAELIDPSGNRDISTIQMPIRYNKVLAQAIAKAVGLDPNDKATRKQQRVAKSLLSKGASVDLRDLVVANPDLIGTRIDYWALADGDVDSFVKGQIPRDVPETQRLVKDAQIAYIDQLVKEGTMEKQFNTNLFLNGPSSRPESAGIAVAVMGSIFMMLIVLVLALPIGVAASIYLEEFAPKNRWTDLIEVNINNLAAVPSIVFGLLGLAVFINFAGLPRSASIVGGLVLTLMTLPTIIIATRSALKAVPPSIREAALGVGASKTQATFHHVLPLATPGILTGTIIGLAQALGETAPLLMIGMVAFIKDFPTTPLDPATALPVQIYMWSGEAQRAFTERTSAAILILLAFLALMNISAVLLRRRFERRW